The genomic stretch GTCCTTTGATCTGACTGTTTTATTTAGAAACAAGAGCATAATGACTACTTACTTTGCCGAAGTATCCGGGGTGGTACTTGTCCATGTTGATTCTGTGGTGGTGCTCACCACCAGCGTTACCGCGACCTCCAGGATGCTTGCGGTGCTTGCCTGCAATGCAACAATACCACTTTAACCAACTTTGCAAGTTTGGCTAACCTTACATTGATGACGAGTCTCTAGTATTAAAATTTGGGAGGTAATAAGCACATAACAGCTTGGATTAtattatagaaattaatgtaGATGATAATAATGGAAAGCGTCTTCTTGTATCCTAATGGTTTGTCAGGTATCTGATAGCCTACAGGTAAAAGGCAATACAAAACAAGTTTAGTCACTTCTACAGCATAAATACGTCCACATTAGGTATACTCCTCAGTGATATTTCCCGGTTATAGTACTATTATAAGACTCTCGACTACTTTTGAGCCCTGTGAATTGGGATTTTAATGAGGTTCCACCAAACCTAACCTTACCGGTGTTATGTTCAGTAATAAAATTGCCTTTAGCAATTGGAATTATAAGGAAATATAAACATGAACTTACCGATACGACCATGTCCATGGCTCACGTGTCCTCGGAGCTTCCTGGTCTTCTTCTTGGAGGTGGCCTGCAGCGGAACAACAAACAACATTTACTAAAATGTGTCGACATCATAATCGGAAATAATATCATATATAACACTAATATCACTTAAAACATATATGTAACGccttatttcttatttaaagCAAGTGATTTTAGTACAAAATTAAGATAACATTCGTAAAATACACACGAACCATATTTTCGTCTTCCGTCAACTTTTGAAAGGAAGCAAAAGAAAGAGATCTagctgtcactgtcaaatagaCCACAGACACAGGCACAGCACAGTGGTGGTCACTAGTACTGCGGTCAGTAATTAGTCGATTTTTAGTTTTGGAGGTGAATCCTAActaatgacatttttttttattgatagagatttttttttgtctgaaaataaatgtaaatcgaGGTTTTTTTCGTTCGGCGAGGACAAAAGAAAAGGGAGAAACGATCCTATCGTTATTGTAAAGGGTTTACAAGTGTATTGTAACCGTAGAAATTATatccaatacaaataaaaccgtTCAAATTAGTCTGTACTttgaattatttacttttcaatGTTCATCTTCTTTATATTATGAATAGACTATGAACGAATTATATACCAAGAATAGTTCAAAACAAAATCGACTCTAAACAATAAATCTGGCAACAAGTTCTGATAGACAACTGGCAATACTTCTTGTCAATGGTTTTCTATCCAAGGTATTTATAATCTATGGTCAGTACGTTTCCAGAAAATGGTGCGATTGTGTATCAAAATTGGTCATGACACGTATTTTacgatttttataaaataatttgtgaaaattttGCGATGTTGGGATGTTTGTAGGAGTATTAGctctacaaaataaataatttgcgaGAACATGGAGTTCCGCGAGACGTTGTTGGCTGCTCAACGAAATCAACAACAAAAGTCATCTGTGAGTTTCAACTTAGTACTTATTTTGCGAAATATTATGCGCATACTTTAACATTCAGATAAGTCCTTTGATGATGATATGAGTGTCTTTGCAgtgcaataatattttgtatttatacttCGGTTATCTCTATAAACAAGAACTCAAAGCTACTTTTACTTTGTTGTTGTGCATTGAAGTCTGTTATCATAGAAGCTATCTGCGGTTTCAGGAAAATGCGTATTACAAGGCTCGCTTCGATCCTCCTAAAAAGGAGCAGAAACAACGAGACAGGCTGTCAGCAAACATTCAAAAGTTTTTAGCAAAGAAAGATGAGGAGGAGAGACAGAAGAAAATCGAGGCCCAGAGGAAACGGGAGGAGCTCTTGGCCATGAGAGACCCTAAGGCTTTGAGGAAGATTCAAAAGACCCTGAAGGTCATCAAGTCAGCCAACAAGTCGGTTATTGCAGATGCTATTGACCGGGACAACACTGCAGTAACTCGTGAGGGGCCAGAACAGCCTGACCAGGATGACTACGGCTATGAATCTCAGGAAGCAGCCGCTATATACGAGAAAATGATGGAAAAGTACAGCAAATTGCCAGATGAACCCAAATTCCCTGTAGGAAGTAAGTTTACCtgtaattccatttttaacaTGTATGTAGGTcaactattattttaaagttcacTGAGGAAATATTTGTCAATTGTCTGCTTTAAAGTCATACttgtatttattgtattgtattgatGTGTGATGACTGCAGGGTACTGTTATTGCTTCAGAAAGGTGTATGAAGTAGTCAATGCAATGAAGGAATGTATTGATAGATGATAATGGCTTCATTTGACTGACATTGTTTGTTTCAGTCCATTTTGCAATACTACTGTACAATTGGGCCTATCTGAGTTATTAAACAAAACTTAGCCATTATTTTTCAATACTCATTTCAATTGATATAATTTCAAATcacattatgtatttaaaatgatTATGTATCCCTTTCTTTTTAACCTTAATCTTGCGAGAAGGCTATTATCATTAACAATCTACCATCACTGGacaagttatttttatcttatttatagTACACACCAAATGTTACACAATTTGTGTAAACattatacaataatatattaatCTTCTAACTACATCGTTCTAGATACAAGTGTGAAAAAAGATTTAAACGGAACAAGAGAGAGAGTGAAACATGCTTTGAAACATGAAGATGATCCCGTGCCCCACAAGAGAAGACGGAGAGGTGAAAATGGAGGTAAAACAGTAATTGAAACATTTTGAAATTTGATTTTTATAATGTTCCATTTCATTGCCCATATGAAAATATATAGAATAGGCAGTTACCTACTGATAATGTTTTTAGTGTGGGTTTTGCCTACTTATGCTTGTCCAAATGTGTTGTGTATGTGTGCAGTTTTATGTTTTGATGGTTGAAAATGCTTCATATGTACCTAAACATAGGTAATATTCTGTTTACCCAACTTGGTAAGCCTCTTATAAAGTTCATACGATTTGTGGACTGAGATAGCCTAaccaattattaaataattcttaTTGTCATAATATGTAATCCAGTACATATTTCTTAATCTCATAAAGCTTTCAACTGATGATACATACTTGTACCTTCCAGAACGCGAGTCAAGCCCCCCAACACGATATGAGCCAGAGAAAGACAAAAAAGAATCCAAACCAGATAAACCCAAATTTCGTAAACCAGCACCTCCGCCGATGGATTTCAACCAATTACTTAAACTGGCTGAACAGAAAAAAAGTGAACCTATCGAAATTGGTAAAAAGAAGGAGGTTGTTACTGAAATGGAGTCTGGTACTGAGCGGCTGATGACCAAGAAACAAAAACGTGAATACGAGGAAGAGATGGCCAGGCGTCAGAGGCGTCAAGAAAGACTGGAAGCTGAGAAATCTGGTGGTAGAAAAGGTAAGTATGACATATGGATAcggtttgttatattttatttaattatatatgggtgattttttttcttttcatttattGTGTATTCAACATCCTCTAGGTGTGAAGGGTTCACGCACGTGTACTGACTGTCCACATTcattttacaaaacttttacACGTTTTTTGCAGTCCCGAGAGAAGATAGACCTAGAGAAGCGGAAAGAGAGAGAAAACCAGAGCCAAGCTCTGGTTTGGGCCGCATCCCGAAAGTCTCCGACAAACTGAACAACTCTAACTCCAGAAACGATAGCCCTCGACCTTCTGACAGGGAGAGAAGCGAGAGGGAGAAAATAGAGAAGCTGCAGAAAGAAAGAGATAGGTTAAGACTAGACAAGGAAAAGGCTGAACGTGAGAAGGAAAGATTAGACAAAGAAAGACTTGACAAGCTAAGAGCAGAGAGAGAAAGAATCGAAAGAGACATAGACAGACTAAACAGAGACAGAGAAAAATTAGAAAAGGCAAAATCTAAATTAGAAAGTAGCAGTAAGTTATCTGACAAGGGTACCAAAAGTGCTGACAAATCTTTAGAtagatcaaaattaaattataaggaTGGTTATAAACAAGACGTTAATAAGAACATAGATTTAAAGAGCCAAAACACATACAGGATAGATAAGAATTCGAATGAAAGACGAAATTCTATACCAAGTAAGCAGTCTGATGGCAAATTATTGAATGGCCACAGCAAGCAAGGTAAACCAGTGCCAAAAACGAAGGAACAAAGTTTACAACAAAATGGTATTAGAGATAAGCAGGCTTTACTAGCTAAGCAGAGAGCGGCCGCTGAAGGATCTCAGAG from Helicoverpa zea isolate HzStark_Cry1AcR chromosome 8, ilHelZeax1.1, whole genome shotgun sequence encodes the following:
- the LOC124632389 gene encoding protein SPT2 homolog; this translates as MEFRETLLAAQRNQQQKSSENAYYKARFDPPKKEQKQRDRLSANIQKFLAKKDEEERQKKIEAQRKREELLAMRDPKALRKIQKTLKVIKSANKSVIADAIDRDNTAVTREGPEQPDQDDYGYESQEAAAIYEKMMEKYSKLPDEPKFPVGNTSVKKDLNGTRERVKHALKHEDDPVPHKRRRRGENGERESSPPTRYEPEKDKKESKPDKPKFRKPAPPPMDFNQLLKLAEQKKSEPIEIGKKKEVVTEMESGTERLMTKKQKREYEEEMARRQRRQERLEAEKSGGRKVPREDRPREAERERKPEPSSGLGRIPKVSDKLNNSNSRNDSPRPSDRERSEREKIEKLQKERDRLRLDKEKAEREKERLDKERLDKLRAERERIERDIDRLNRDREKLEKAKSKLESSSKLSDKGTKSADKSLDRSKLNYKDGYKQDVNKNIDLKSQNTYRIDKNSNERRNSIPSKQSDGKLLNGHSKQGKPVPKTKEQSLQQNGIRDKQALLAKQRAAAEGSQRSNDKRMSDSKGVPSKRPDDRKVGASDKAGPSKPKVTNTFDFDKHINCLGKNGARKPDGTRQFPPADVKRKGQDPRSKKRRALDSDSEYDSELDDFIDDGDDEMDYSKHIKEIFGYDKSKYRDMDDDDDPTMESSFARQQREEYISKKIGIMEDLEDMRLEAEQNKKKKKGRRISDD